One segment of Novipirellula artificiosorum DNA contains the following:
- the hisF gene encoding imidazole glycerol phosphate synthase subunit HisF, translating to MLAARVIPCLDVHGGRVVKGTNFVNLRDAGDPVEVARRYEAEGADELVFLDITASHEDRDIILDVVRRTAEQVFMPLTVGGGIRTIEDVRALLSAGCDKVSINSTACKEPEFVRRAADRFGSQCIVVNIDPKRVKRDGEEFWEVHINGGRTPTGRQAVQWAKEVEQLGAGEIVLTSMDADGTCDGYDLPITSAVSEAVNIPVVASGGAGCPQHLADAIKIGKADAALAASIFHFGQYTISETKQVMREAGIPVRLPSPG from the coding sequence ATGCTCGCAGCGCGGGTGATTCCTTGTTTAGATGTTCACGGCGGTCGTGTGGTGAAGGGGACCAATTTTGTTAACCTTCGCGACGCGGGCGATCCGGTGGAAGTCGCTCGGCGCTACGAAGCCGAGGGGGCCGATGAATTGGTGTTCTTGGACATTACGGCTAGCCACGAGGATCGCGACATCATTCTCGATGTCGTTCGTCGTACGGCCGAGCAGGTGTTCATGCCGCTGACGGTCGGTGGTGGCATCCGCACGATCGAGGACGTGCGTGCGTTGCTGTCGGCGGGATGCGACAAGGTATCGATCAATTCAACCGCATGCAAAGAACCCGAGTTTGTTCGCCGAGCCGCCGACCGTTTTGGCAGCCAGTGCATCGTCGTGAATATTGACCCCAAGCGAGTGAAGCGGGATGGCGAAGAATTCTGGGAAGTCCACATCAATGGGGGGCGAACGCCAACGGGGCGTCAGGCAGTCCAGTGGGCCAAGGAGGTCGAGCAACTTGGGGCAGGCGAAATCGTGCTGACCAGCATGGATGCCGACGGAACCTGCGACGGTTATGATTTGCCGATCACGTCGGCTGTCAGCGAGGCGGTGAATATCCCAGTGGTCGCGAGTGGTGGGGCCGGCTGTCCTCAGCATTTGGCCGATGCGATCAAGATTGGAAAAGCCGACGCCGCCTTAGCGGCCAGCATTTTTCACTTTGGCCAGTACACGATTTCGGAAACAAAACAGGTGATGCGAGAGGCAGGGATTCCGGTCCGATTGCCGTCACCCGGTTGA
- the purH gene encoding bifunctional phosphoribosylaminoimidazolecarboxamide formyltransferase/IMP cyclohydrolase, with protein MSDIVPVKNALISVSDKLGLADFAIGLVQSGVTIYSTGGTRKHLEESGVAVKDIAEYTGFPEMMDGRVKTLHPKVFGGILGMRDRRDHTQSMADHGMVAFDVVVVNLYPFEATAARVGATREECIEQIDIGGPSLVRAAAKNQNDVAIVTSAQQYGDVLEQMHLFGGTNMEIRRRLAAEAFEHTACYDRAIADYLRGDAMTGEFPSSMHLSLSRKTSLRYGENPHQRAALYSDASVKSANLVSARQISGKELSYNNLLDLDAALEIVRGFAEPAVSVIKHNNPCGAATGPKIAAACQKAMAGDPLSAFGSVLGFNRTVDVETAELLCEPGLFLEAIVAPDFEASAVGLLTTRPRWKDNVRLMQVGRLDGTGPAIQRRFISGGMLVQDADRMTSAPLQWKTVTNTQVGDKLWDDISFAWEMVRHVKSNAIVLAKDASLIGVGAGQMSRVDSVEIAIDKAGDRASGSVLASDAFFPFPDSIEAAADAGVIAVVQPGGSRRDSEVIDACNQHGIPMVLTGRRHFKH; from the coding sequence GTGTCTGACATCGTCCCTGTAAAGAATGCTCTGATTAGCGTAAGCGACAAACTTGGCTTGGCCGATTTTGCCATCGGGTTGGTCCAGTCCGGCGTCACGATCTATAGCACCGGCGGCACACGAAAACACCTTGAAGAATCCGGTGTGGCGGTGAAGGACATTGCCGAGTACACCGGATTCCCCGAGATGATGGATGGCCGCGTGAAGACGCTGCACCCCAAAGTCTTTGGTGGAATCCTTGGAATGCGTGACCGCCGTGACCACACCCAGAGCATGGCGGATCACGGAATGGTTGCTTTCGATGTGGTCGTCGTGAACCTGTATCCGTTCGAAGCCACTGCGGCACGCGTCGGTGCGACGCGTGAGGAATGCATCGAGCAGATCGACATCGGTGGCCCCAGCTTGGTTCGCGCGGCTGCAAAGAATCAAAATGACGTGGCGATCGTGACAAGTGCTCAGCAATACGGCGACGTCCTCGAACAGATGCATTTGTTCGGAGGAACAAACATGGAAATACGGCGGCGATTGGCTGCCGAAGCGTTCGAGCATACCGCCTGCTATGACCGCGCGATTGCGGACTACTTGCGTGGCGATGCGATGACGGGCGAGTTCCCCTCGTCGATGCATCTTTCCCTTTCGCGAAAAACTTCGCTTCGCTATGGCGAGAATCCACATCAACGAGCGGCGCTCTACAGCGACGCGTCGGTCAAATCGGCAAACTTGGTTTCGGCGCGCCAAATCAGTGGCAAGGAGTTGTCGTACAACAACCTGCTCGACCTCGACGCAGCGTTAGAAATTGTTCGCGGATTCGCTGAGCCGGCGGTGTCGGTGATCAAGCACAACAATCCCTGTGGTGCAGCAACGGGACCGAAGATCGCCGCGGCTTGTCAAAAAGCGATGGCAGGCGACCCGCTCAGTGCTTTTGGTTCCGTATTGGGGTTCAACCGAACGGTGGATGTCGAAACCGCGGAATTGTTGTGCGAGCCTGGTTTATTCTTGGAAGCGATCGTCGCACCCGATTTCGAAGCGAGTGCGGTGGGGTTGTTGACCACGCGGCCGCGATGGAAAGACAACGTACGGCTGATGCAAGTGGGACGACTCGACGGCACAGGGCCGGCGATTCAGCGACGATTCATCAGTGGCGGGATGTTGGTCCAAGATGCCGATCGCATGACCAGCGCCCCGCTGCAGTGGAAAACCGTCACCAACACGCAAGTGGGCGATAAGTTGTGGGACGACATCTCGTTTGCCTGGGAAATGGTTCGCCACGTCAAGAGCAACGCAATTGTGTTGGCCAAGGACGCGTCACTGATCGGTGTCGGCGCAGGACAGATGAGCCGTGTGGACAGCGTCGAAATTGCGATTGATAAAGCGGGCGACCGAGCGAGCGGTTCGGTGTTAGCATCCGATGCGTTTTTCCCCTTTCCGGATTCGATCGAAGCCGCCGCCGACGCGGGAGTGATTGCGGTGGTCCAGCCCGGTGGATCGCGACGGGATTCCGAGGTCATCGACGCTTGCAATCAGCATGGCATTCCCATGGTCTTGACCGGTCGGCGGCACTTTAAGCACTAA
- the trpC gene encoding indole-3-glycerol phosphate synthase TrpC produces the protein MSILDKIITETRNTIARDKAVQSEQELEAAIQTLPPCRDFLSALAAGESVQLIAEVKRASPSAGMIREDFDPVTIAKHYADAGAACISVLTDEPFFKGSLEFLRLVRAAVDLPVLRKDFIVDRYQLLQARAAGADCALLIAECLSPNELKELHEQAVAIGLQTLIELFEPSNLDAVLATGTPLVGINNRDLKTFQTDLNHTIRLRKSIPNDRLVVGESGIRTHADLLRLGAAGVKAVLVGESLMRKPDVEQATRELLGA, from the coding sequence ATGTCCATCCTCGACAAAATCATCACCGAAACGCGTAACACGATTGCTCGCGACAAAGCGGTTCAATCGGAGCAAGAGCTCGAGGCCGCGATCCAAACGTTACCCCCATGTCGTGACTTTCTGAGTGCCTTGGCTGCGGGTGAGTCGGTTCAACTGATTGCGGAGGTCAAGCGAGCAAGCCCATCGGCCGGCATGATCCGCGAGGACTTTGATCCGGTCACGATTGCGAAGCACTATGCGGATGCCGGTGCCGCTTGCATCAGCGTGTTGACCGACGAGCCTTTCTTCAAAGGTTCACTCGAATTCTTGCGACTTGTCCGCGCAGCCGTGGATCTTCCGGTACTCCGTAAAGATTTCATCGTCGATCGCTATCAGTTGCTGCAAGCTCGGGCGGCTGGTGCCGATTGCGCGCTGTTGATTGCAGAGTGCTTGTCGCCAAACGAATTGAAGGAACTGCACGAGCAAGCCGTCGCCATCGGGCTGCAAACGCTGATCGAGTTGTTCGAGCCGTCGAACTTAGACGCTGTGTTGGCGACCGGGACACCCTTGGTGGGAATCAATAACCGCGATTTGAAAACGTTTCAGACCGATTTGAATCATACGATCCGCTTGCGAAAATCGATCCCCAACGACCGGTTGGTGGTTGGGGAAAGTGGCATTCGAACGCATGCCGATTTACTGCGTCTCGGTGCCGCAGGGGTCAAAGCGGTGTTGGTCGGCGAGTCGTTGATGCGGAAGCCCGATGTCGAGCAGGCGACGCGAGAGTTGCTCGGGGCGTAG
- a CDS encoding alpha/beta hydrolase, which translates to MPQPRRALYGSLECIVVDGGETPTIPVILCHGYGAPGTDLVGLAFEWISLLGDDAGAFRFVFPAAPLSLAEMGMPGARAWWPINMAQLADAIQASRFRDMHDHEPDGITAAREALCQAVREIKAELGSDANPFVLGGFSQGAMLTLDASLRGLPESPALLLLYSGTVICKPLWDATLGRLGDTHVYQAHGTLDPILPFESAEELSRMLIKAGIDAEFHSFDGPHTIDTDSIARTAQLLRDLL; encoded by the coding sequence ATGCCTCAACCACGTCGCGCACTCTACGGTTCCCTCGAATGCATCGTTGTGGATGGAGGAGAAACGCCGACGATTCCGGTGATTCTCTGTCACGGGTACGGGGCACCGGGGACCGATTTGGTCGGGTTGGCCTTTGAATGGATCTCACTCCTCGGTGACGACGCCGGTGCATTTCGCTTTGTCTTTCCCGCCGCGCCGTTGTCGCTTGCTGAAATGGGGATGCCTGGGGCGCGAGCTTGGTGGCCCATCAACATGGCCCAGTTGGCTGACGCGATCCAAGCGTCACGCTTTCGTGACATGCACGATCACGAACCTGACGGAATCACTGCGGCACGTGAAGCTCTGTGCCAAGCGGTCCGCGAAATCAAGGCGGAACTCGGAAGTGATGCGAATCCATTTGTCTTGGGTGGTTTTTCGCAAGGTGCGATGTTGACGCTCGATGCGTCATTGCGCGGATTGCCCGAGTCGCCGGCGTTGCTGTTGCTCTACAGCGGAACCGTCATTTGCAAGCCGCTATGGGATGCCACGCTTGGTCGGCTTGGGGACACGCATGTTTATCAAGCTCACGGAACGCTTGATCCCATCCTGCCCTTCGAAAGTGCGGAAGAGCTGTCACGCATGCTTATCAAGGCTGGCATCGATGCAGAATTCCACTCCTTTGATGGCCCCCACACGATCGATACCGATTCGATCGCTCGAACCGCCCAGCTGCTGCGTGATTTGCTCTAG
- a CDS encoding DinB family protein: MNRIVGRRPAPSETPSEYQQALIAKLDGDCVLQLLESQLFTLCELASNVCPEQVDKIHAPYGWTIRQVVEHCADAERVFGYRILRFAAGDTTPLAGWDENTYADRRFGLGNFGHLVSEMGSLRQANLLLLRRITPKAWNSSGTADNQTVSVRGLAWLAAAHLDHHMRIVAKRCEVELPTRPIDAH, encoded by the coding sequence ATGAATCGAATCGTCGGCCGTCGTCCCGCGCCAAGCGAAACCCCTTCCGAGTACCAGCAAGCCTTGATTGCGAAACTGGATGGCGATTGCGTGCTCCAACTGCTCGAGAGTCAACTTTTTACCCTCTGCGAGTTAGCCAGCAACGTCTGCCCCGAACAGGTGGATAAAATCCATGCTCCCTACGGTTGGACGATTCGTCAGGTGGTTGAGCATTGTGCCGATGCAGAACGGGTCTTCGGATATCGCATTTTGCGATTTGCAGCAGGCGACACGACGCCGTTGGCGGGTTGGGACGAGAACACGTATGCAGATCGTCGCTTCGGCTTAGGGAACTTTGGGCATTTGGTCAGCGAAATGGGCTCGTTGCGTCAAGCCAACCTCTTGCTATTACGGCGAATCACGCCCAAGGCATGGAATTCCAGCGGGACCGCCGACAACCAAACCGTCTCGGTGCGCGGGCTGGCGTGGCTTGCTGCCGCCCACCTTGATCATCACATGCGAATCGTGGCGAAACGATGCGAAGTGGAATTGCCAACGCGACCGATCGACGCTCACTAG
- a CDS encoding ABC transporter ATP-binding protein, protein MTSVVIAVLWGANIGTLYPIVEVVFAGDSIPQHVDKEIKKTEELIAALDAEAADLKAQFVVAKPDEKPKIELKIDTAKTKQTAYAETLKYLVKAKPYVDRYAPSDAYKTLLVIVVLLIGGTAIKLVALLVNLMLVQYVAEKASVDLRGQFFRKTLRLDLDSFGENGSANLTSRLTNDAADVSGGVGVLMGRLLREPLKMAVCLGGALFVCPRLLLLVMVVTPLVALLMHHLSRAIRRASRRAMEEMSQIYGMLNDSYAGIRVVKAFNTQAYERAKFHRGITAYFRKSMKMAFYNTAARSVSELLGMTIVGLAVLAGGYLVVKQKTAIFGIPMSTVPLKMSEVLTFFALLIGASDPARKLQDVWSGLQRGIAAADRVYEIIDQPIRVTEPAVGKTVPRPHKEIRLQNVVYQYPSGPTVLRGVNLTIRQGETIAVVGPNGSGKSTIVNLLCRFDDPQSGQVLLDDTPINEMKTRDLRRRIALVTQRTVLFDDTIENNIRYGTPGADTHAVVRAAKLAFADDFIRRKTPNGYGTMLGGHGMRLSGGQMQRLALARAFLREPDILILDEATSAIDLESERLIHQALAKFLVDRTGVMITHRPTSLSMADRIVVIESGMIADAGRHDELITQNRFYQSLCGGELQRSA, encoded by the coding sequence TTGACATCGGTCGTAATTGCCGTCTTGTGGGGCGCCAATATCGGAACCCTGTACCCGATCGTCGAAGTGGTTTTCGCTGGCGATAGCATTCCGCAGCACGTCGACAAGGAAATCAAGAAAACAGAAGAATTGATTGCGGCATTGGATGCAGAAGCCGCTGACCTGAAGGCTCAGTTCGTCGTTGCCAAGCCCGACGAGAAACCAAAAATCGAACTGAAGATTGATACGGCGAAAACAAAACAAACCGCTTATGCCGAAACGCTCAAATACCTCGTCAAGGCGAAACCGTACGTAGATCGCTACGCCCCATCGGACGCATACAAAACCCTGCTCGTCATTGTCGTTTTGTTGATTGGCGGTACCGCGATCAAACTGGTCGCCCTGCTCGTCAACTTGATGTTGGTTCAATATGTTGCTGAGAAAGCGTCGGTCGATTTGCGAGGTCAGTTTTTTCGGAAAACCTTGAGGTTGGATCTTGACTCGTTCGGCGAAAATGGATCGGCCAACTTGACATCCCGTTTGACCAATGACGCGGCCGACGTCTCGGGTGGGGTTGGCGTTCTCATGGGCCGGTTGCTTCGCGAACCTCTTAAGATGGCCGTTTGCCTTGGCGGTGCCTTGTTCGTTTGCCCACGACTTCTGTTGCTGGTCATGGTCGTAACGCCGTTGGTGGCATTGTTGATGCATCACCTCAGCCGGGCGATTCGCCGTGCCAGTCGGCGAGCGATGGAAGAGATGAGTCAGATTTATGGAATGCTGAACGATTCTTATGCAGGCATCCGCGTCGTCAAAGCGTTCAACACACAGGCTTATGAGCGGGCCAAGTTCCATCGAGGAATCACCGCCTATTTCCGCAAATCGATGAAGATGGCGTTCTACAACACTGCGGCGCGCAGTGTCAGCGAATTGTTGGGGATGACGATTGTCGGGCTCGCGGTTCTGGCGGGAGGCTACTTGGTCGTGAAACAAAAAACGGCGATTTTCGGGATTCCCATGAGCACCGTACCGCTGAAGATGAGCGAGGTCTTGACGTTCTTTGCGCTGCTGATCGGTGCATCGGATCCCGCCAGAAAATTGCAAGATGTTTGGAGTGGCTTGCAACGAGGCATCGCCGCAGCCGACCGTGTTTACGAAATCATCGACCAACCGATTCGCGTTACGGAACCGGCGGTTGGAAAAACGGTGCCGCGGCCGCACAAGGAAATCCGACTGCAGAATGTCGTCTACCAATACCCCTCGGGTCCGACGGTTTTGCGGGGTGTCAACTTGACGATTCGGCAAGGCGAGACCATTGCGGTGGTCGGACCCAATGGCAGCGGGAAGAGTACGATCGTGAACTTGTTGTGCCGGTTTGATGACCCACAAAGCGGCCAAGTGCTGCTCGATGATACGCCGATCAACGAAATGAAGACGCGAGACCTCCGTCGCCGTATTGCGTTGGTGACACAGCGCACGGTGTTGTTTGACGATACGATTGAAAACAACATTCGCTACGGGACGCCGGGGGCCGACACGCATGCAGTCGTCCGGGCCGCAAAATTGGCTTTCGCAGATGACTTCATTCGCCGCAAAACGCCGAATGGCTATGGAACCATGCTGGGAGGGCACGGCATGCGGCTGTCCGGCGGCCAGATGCAACGACTCGCCTTGGCACGAGCGTTTTTGCGCGAACCGGATATCTTGATTCTGGATGAAGCCACCAGCGCTATCGACCTGGAAAGCGAGCGTCTGATTCATCAAGCCTTGGCCAAATTCCTCGTTGATCGCACCGGAGTGATGATCACGCACCGCCCAACCAGTTTGTCGATGGCTGATCGCATTGTGGTGATCGAAAGTGGAATGATTGCGGATGCCGGACGCCATGACGAACTGATCACGCAGAACCGCTTCTATCAAAGCCTCTGTGGCGGTGAGTTGCAACGATCGGCGTAG
- a CDS encoding pilus assembly protein TadG-related protein, translated as MHALTSFLRLYFHPADGGEGSTLQRKRSPDQRRGSAIVLGLFLTVGLISLMAIVLDFSYIHVARTEMQRTADAAALGGCWEVFDRQVSGEVATDLEAAAQSEANQISNVNLVGRDSLQLLSEDVEVGTYGIDKSWDTSEPQNFNAVRVALKRHGESNRELPLFFGALTGRDTQSLEVTATAAMLSSIRGFYAPSSHEERLEILPLALDRPSWRAACAKATEDNYAYSNGQVVPGSDGIFETNLYPKGTGAPGNRGTVDIGGEDNSTNDLSRQVLHGISLQDLIDLNRPLEFDDSGVLLLNGDTGISAGIKDELATLIGKTRIIPIYVSVSGNGNNAMFTIVQFEGVRILDVKLTGKKDDKVVIIQPTKVIARNCKIDFTGKHTSSHLVAPVMLVN; from the coding sequence ATGCATGCGCTAACCTCGTTTCTTCGTCTCTACTTTCATCCCGCCGACGGCGGTGAAGGCTCGACCCTCCAGCGTAAGCGGTCCCCCGACCAACGTCGAGGTTCGGCCATCGTGCTGGGATTGTTTTTGACTGTCGGACTGATATCGCTTATGGCGATTGTTTTGGACTTCAGCTACATCCACGTTGCGAGGACCGAGATGCAACGAACTGCCGATGCGGCTGCTTTGGGGGGGTGTTGGGAAGTATTTGACCGCCAGGTCAGCGGAGAGGTAGCGACGGATCTTGAAGCGGCTGCTCAAAGCGAAGCGAACCAGATCTCGAATGTGAACCTTGTCGGGCGAGATTCGCTACAGCTGTTGAGCGAAGATGTTGAGGTCGGAACCTATGGCATTGACAAATCGTGGGATACATCGGAACCGCAGAACTTCAATGCGGTTCGAGTGGCTTTGAAACGCCATGGTGAAAGCAATCGTGAGTTGCCGCTGTTCTTCGGGGCATTGACTGGACGCGATACGCAATCGTTGGAAGTCACGGCGACGGCAGCGATGCTCAGCAGCATCCGTGGGTTCTACGCGCCTTCGAGTCATGAGGAGCGCTTGGAGATTCTGCCGCTAGCGTTAGACCGGCCCAGTTGGCGTGCCGCTTGTGCCAAAGCAACTGAAGACAATTACGCATATTCCAATGGCCAAGTCGTTCCCGGGTCGGATGGCATCTTCGAGACCAATCTGTATCCCAAAGGGACGGGGGCACCGGGAAACCGTGGGACGGTGGACATTGGCGGAGAGGACAACAGCACCAATGATTTGTCGCGTCAAGTGCTGCATGGTATTTCGCTCCAAGATCTGATTGATCTGAACCGGCCGCTCGAATTCGATGACAGTGGTGTCTTGCTACTCAATGGGGACACGGGCATCAGCGCCGGAATCAAGGACGAACTGGCCACCTTGATTGGCAAGACTCGCATCATTCCGATTTATGTCTCGGTAAGCGGCAACGGGAACAATGCCATGTTTACGATCGTCCAGTTTGAAGGCGTCAGGATTCTCGACGTGAAGCTAACCGGAAAAAAAGACGACAAGGTCGTGATTATCCAGCCGACCAAGGTGATCGCGCGGAATTGCAAAATCGATTTCACCGGAAAACACACCAGCAGCCATTTGGTGGCTCCGGTGATGCTGGTGAACTAA
- a CDS encoding TadE/TadG family type IV pilus assembly protein — MLTRVASVVARRRKCRGTSAVEFALIAPLMIAFTFGIVEIGRLSLVKQSATHATREGARVAIRPTATGGDVIEAVQKELAILAIDGAAIEVEPALVEEAAPGSLITVRVRIGIASVSWVPGFLDFGTTDLVAESSMRRESTN, encoded by the coding sequence ATGCTGACGAGAGTCGCCTCCGTTGTGGCGAGAAGACGAAAATGCCGAGGGACTTCGGCGGTGGAATTCGCCCTGATTGCTCCGTTGATGATTGCCTTTACCTTCGGAATTGTCGAGATCGGACGACTAAGTCTCGTCAAACAATCAGCCACTCACGCAACGCGTGAAGGAGCTCGAGTTGCAATCCGCCCAACCGCGACCGGGGGGGACGTGATTGAAGCGGTTCAAAAAGAACTCGCGATCCTAGCGATTGACGGTGCGGCGATCGAGGTCGAACCAGCGTTGGTCGAAGAGGCTGCCCCGGGATCCCTGATCACCGTTCGTGTCCGAATTGGCATTGCATCGGTTAGTTGGGTTCCCGGGTTCCTTGACTTTGGAACCACCGATCTGGTCGCGGAGTCCTCGATGCGACGTGAAAGCACCAACTAG